GTGGCCGCCGAACGGGCATTTGCCGAAGCCGTGCTGCTTAATATGCAGGAGACGGCTGAGTCATTACGTCGAGCGCTTGCTAAATACGAAGAGGCAGCTCGGCTTTACCACGCTCTGGGCGAGCGTTCGCAAGAGGCGATGTGTCTACTTTTGGCCGGCATCATTGCGCATCAAATCGGGGAGAGGCAGAAGGCGCTGGAGTACCTCAATCAGGCGTTGCCCATCTTTCGCACCGTTGGGGATCGGGCGATGGAGGCCGCGACGCTCATCGGCATCGGCGCAGTGTACAACGCTCTGGGCGAGCGGCAGAAGGCGCTGGAGTACCTCAATCAGGCGTTGCCCATCTTTCGCGCCGTCGGGAATCAGGCGGGGGAGGCCACGACGCTCACCGGCATCGGCAGGGTGTACGCCGATCTGGGCGAGCGACAGAAGGCGCTGGAGTACTACAACCAGGCACTGGCTATCCATCGCGCCGTCGGGGATCGGGCGGAGGAGGCCACGACGCTCACCAACATCGGCGTGGTGTACGCCACTCTGGGCGAGCGACAGAAGGCGCTGG
This genomic window from Blastocatellia bacterium contains:
- a CDS encoding tetratricopeptide repeat protein, which translates into the protein MSAKERSAAVIAGFVSLALVGTALDRFPRALSLAIGASPAFVEAAPRSDRSSLWHQAPQESAKAAPSVEELVPGAPVERELSGGEAHVYRLTLAAGQYARVTVVQQGIDVVVRLFGPDGQQIVEMDSSTGTQGEEIVSHVADVTGAYRIEVAPLEKDAPKGRYAIRLAELRPANEQDRTRVAAERAFAEAVLLNMQETAESLRRALAKYEEAARLYHALGERSQEAMCLLLAGIIAHQIGERQKALEYLNQALPIFRTVGDRAMEAATLIGIGAVYNALGERQKALEYLNQALPIFRAVGNQAGEATTLTGIGRVYADLGERQKALEYYNQALAIHRAVGDRAEEATTLTNIGVVYATLGERQKAL